One segment of Cyanobacterium sp. T60_A2020_053 DNA contains the following:
- the cphA gene encoding cyanophycin synthetase, which produces MKILKTQTLRGPNYWSIRRPKLVQMRLDLEDVADKPSNLIPGFYEGLVQVLPSLIEHFCSRDHRGGFLERVQEGTYMGHIIEHIALELQELAGMPVGFGRTRETSTSGVYNVVFEYVYEEAGRYAGRAAVRLCNSIINTGSYSPEELAQDISDLNDLRANSALGPSSETIIKEAETRSIPWMMLSARAMVQLGYGVNQRRIQATLSSNTGILGVELACDKEGTKTTLRDAGIPVPRGTVIYYLDELEGAVEDVGGYPIVIKPLDGNHGRGITIDVNSWEDAEEAYEVASAASKTRSVIVERFYKGNDHRLLVINGKLVAVAERIPALVTGDGKSTIEKLIDQTNLDPNRGDGHDNVLTRISVDRTSLEVLKRQGFTIATVLPQGEVAYLRATANLSTGGIAIDRTDDIHPQNVWIAERAAKIIGLDIAGIDVVTPDITKPLSEVDGVIVEVNAAPGFRMHVAPSQGLPRNVAAPVIDMLYPDHQSSRIPILAVTGTNGKTTTTRLLAHLYRQTGKVVGYTSTDGIYLGEYMVEKGDNTGPLSAGVILRDPTVEVAVLECARGGILRSGLAFDTCDVGVVLNVAADHLGLGDIDTIEQMARVKGVIAETVNAEGYAVLNADDPLVARMAQNVKGKVAYFSMTDKNPIIIDHLRRDGIAAIYENGYLSIYEGEWTLRIEKAENIPVTMKGMAPFMIANALAACLAAFVNGVDIELIRQGVRTFNPGALQTPGRMNLFDLDNYSVLVDYAHNPAGYEAVGAFVRNWNGDRLGVVGGPGDRRDEDLILLGKIAAQTFDHIIVKEDDDNRGRERGAVADLIVKGIVEQNPEASYDVILDEIKAVETGLAKVKKDGLVVIFPESVSRIITMIEQYQNSN; this is translated from the coding sequence ATGAAAATCCTCAAAACTCAGACCCTTAGAGGTCCTAACTATTGGAGTATCCGCCGTCCAAAACTTGTACAAATGCGTCTTGACTTGGAAGATGTCGCTGACAAACCATCAAATTTAATACCCGGATTTTATGAAGGATTAGTACAAGTATTACCCAGTCTAATTGAACATTTTTGTTCACGAGACCATCGAGGCGGTTTTCTGGAAAGAGTCCAAGAAGGGACATATATGGGTCACATTATTGAACACATTGCCCTCGAACTTCAAGAATTAGCAGGAATGCCTGTGGGGTTTGGGCGCACGAGAGAAACTAGCACTTCCGGAGTTTATAATGTTGTCTTTGAGTATGTGTATGAGGAAGCCGGGCGCTATGCTGGAAGAGCTGCCGTAAGACTATGCAATTCTATTATCAATACTGGGAGCTATTCCCCCGAAGAATTGGCTCAAGATATTTCTGACTTAAACGATTTGAGAGCAAACTCTGCTCTAGGTCCTTCCTCCGAAACCATTATCAAAGAAGCTGAAACTCGCTCTATCCCTTGGATGATGTTAAGCGCCCGTGCGATGGTACAGTTAGGGTATGGGGTAAATCAAAGACGTATTCAAGCAACTCTCAGCAGTAACACAGGTATTTTAGGAGTAGAGTTAGCTTGTGATAAGGAAGGCACAAAAACCACCCTCAGAGATGCTGGGATTCCTGTGCCTAGGGGTACAGTAATTTACTATTTAGATGAGTTGGAGGGCGCTGTTGAGGATGTGGGGGGTTATCCCATCGTGATTAAACCTTTAGACGGGAATCATGGTCGAGGTATCACCATTGACGTTAATAGTTGGGAAGACGCAGAAGAAGCCTACGAAGTTGCCAGTGCTGCTTCAAAAACTCGCTCGGTAATTGTGGAAAGATTTTATAAAGGCAATGATCATCGTTTATTGGTCATCAACGGCAAATTGGTAGCTGTGGCGGAAAGAATCCCAGCGCTCGTCACCGGTGACGGAAAATCCACCATAGAAAAACTAATCGACCAAACAAACCTTGATCCTAACCGTGGGGATGGTCATGATAATGTTTTAACTAGGATTAGCGTGGATCGTACTTCTTTGGAGGTTTTGAAAAGACAAGGTTTCACCATTGCCACAGTACTACCACAAGGAGAAGTGGCTTATTTACGAGCTACGGCTAATCTTAGCACTGGGGGCATCGCCATTGATCGCACTGATGATATTCACCCTCAAAATGTCTGGATTGCAGAGCGTGCTGCCAAAATTATTGGTTTAGATATTGCCGGTATTGATGTTGTTACCCCTGACATTACTAAACCCCTGTCAGAAGTAGATGGGGTTATTGTCGAGGTGAATGCAGCGCCCGGGTTTAGGATGCACGTTGCGCCTTCTCAAGGTTTACCACGCAATGTGGCAGCGCCCGTCATCGATATGCTATACCCAGATCATCAATCCAGCCGGATTCCCATCCTAGCGGTAACAGGTACGAACGGCAAAACTACCACCACGAGATTACTTGCCCATCTCTACCGTCAAACGGGGAAAGTAGTCGGTTATACCAGCACTGATGGTATTTACCTTGGGGAATATATGGTGGAAAAAGGTGATAATACTGGTCCTCTGAGTGCTGGAGTGATTTTGCGTGATCCCACTGTGGAAGTAGCGGTTTTGGAGTGTGCCAGAGGGGGGATTTTACGCTCTGGTTTAGCATTTGATACCTGTGATGTGGGAGTTGTCCTCAATGTGGCAGCGGATCATCTTGGTTTAGGGGATATTGATACTATTGAACAAATGGCAAGGGTTAAAGGCGTTATTGCTGAGACTGTTAATGCTGAAGGTTACGCTGTTCTCAATGCAGATGATCCTCTGGTAGCACGAATGGCTCAAAATGTCAAGGGTAAAGTTGCTTATTTTTCCATGACTGACAAAAACCCTATTATTATCGATCATTTACGCCGTGATGGTATTGCCGCCATTTACGAAAATGGTTATCTATCCATTTATGAAGGGGAATGGACTTTAAGAATTGAGAAAGCGGAAAATATCCCCGTTACCATGAAAGGCATGGCTCCATTTATGATTGCTAATGCTTTGGCGGCTTGTTTGGCTGCCTTTGTCAATGGGGTGGACATTGAGTTAATTCGTCAAGGGGTGCGCACTTTTAACCCCGGCGCCCTCCAAACTCCCGGTAGAATGAATTTATTTGACCTCGATAATTATTCCGTTTTGGTGGATTATGCCCATAATCCGGCTGGTTATGAGGCGGTGGGCGCTTTTGTTCGGAACTGGAATGGCGATCGCCTCGGTGTTGTCGGTGGTCCGGGTGACAGAAGAGATGAGGATTTGATCCTCCTCGGTAAAATTGCTGCCCAAACTTTTGATCATATCATTGTTAAGGAAGATGACGATAATCGAGGTAGGGAGAGGGGCGCTGTGGCTGATTTAATAGTTAAGGGTATTGTGGAGCAAAATCCTGAAGCCTCTTACGATGTAATTCTTGATGAAATCAAAGCAGTGG
- a CDS encoding cyanophycinase — protein MKQYQRSSVLVIGGAEDKVHGREILQTFWHCAGGADAIIGIIPSASREPTIIGERYISIFNDMGVKELKVLDVRDRTQGEDKTYQEYVENCTGIFMTGGDQLRLCGLLADTPLMERIRQRVKLGEIALAGTSAGAAVMGHHMIAGGSSGESPNRALVDMAMGLGFIPEVIVDQHFHNRNRMSRLLSALSNHPERLGIGIDEDTCALFTPDHHLEVVGKGTVTVVDAQAMNYTNQGKIEAEAPLALHNLRVHILCHGDRYNRKTHQPSPAVVD, from the coding sequence ATGAAGCAATATCAAAGAAGTTCCGTGCTAGTCATTGGCGGTGCCGAAGATAAAGTGCATGGCAGGGAAATATTACAAACCTTTTGGCACTGTGCGGGGGGCGCTGATGCTATTATCGGGATTATTCCCTCAGCTTCACGAGAACCAACTATTATTGGAGAGCGTTATATCTCCATTTTTAATGATATGGGGGTTAAAGAGCTTAAAGTTTTAGACGTGCGCGATCGCACACAGGGAGAAGATAAAACCTATCAAGAGTATGTGGAAAACTGCACGGGAATTTTCATGACAGGGGGAGATCAACTGCGTCTTTGCGGTTTATTAGCTGATACCCCTCTGATGGAAAGAATTCGTCAAAGGGTGAAATTAGGTGAAATTGCTCTTGCTGGAACAAGTGCCGGTGCAGCAGTTATGGGTCATCATATGATCGCAGGTGGTAGTAGCGGAGAATCTCCCAATCGAGCTTTAGTTGATATGGCAATGGGTTTAGGGTTTATTCCTGAAGTCATTGTAGATCAACATTTTCACAATCGCAATCGGATGTCACGATTATTGAGTGCGCTCTCTAATCATCCTGAACGTTTAGGCATCGGTATTGATGAAGATACCTGCGCCCTTTTTACTCCCGATCATCATCTGGAAGTGGTCGGAAAAGGTACTGTTACCGTTGTAGATGCCCAAGCAATGAATTATACCAATCAAGGTAAAATAGAAGCGGAAGCGCCCCTCGCCCTGCATAATTTAAGGGTTCATATTCTTTGTCATGGAGATCGTTATAATCGCAAAACCCATCAACCTAGCCCGGCTGTTGTCGATTAA
- a CDS encoding heme oxygenase (biliverdin-producing) yields the protein MSINLATMLREGTKKSHSMAENMGFIKCFLKGVVEKNSYRKLAANLYFVYSAMEEEMERLKEHPLVSKIYFPELNRQESLAQDLQFYYGANWKNEISISVSGQAYVDRIRAIAQNEPELFAAHSYTRYLGDLSGGQILKNIAQKAMNLDSQGTAFYEFEAIDDEKAFKNKYRAALNDFPVDQETAEKIVQEANDAFAMNMKLFQELEGNLVMAIGKMLFNSLTSRRRRGSTENRADAELATAE from the coding sequence ATGAGCATAAATCTAGCTACCATGTTGAGAGAAGGCACAAAAAAATCTCATTCTATGGCAGAAAATATGGGATTTATTAAATGCTTTTTAAAAGGGGTTGTAGAAAAAAACTCTTATCGTAAATTAGCAGCAAATCTTTACTTTGTTTACAGCGCCATGGAAGAAGAAATGGAGCGTCTCAAAGAGCATCCCCTTGTCAGTAAAATTTATTTTCCTGAACTTAATCGCCAAGAAAGTTTAGCCCAGGACCTACAATTCTATTATGGTGCTAACTGGAAAAATGAAATATCCATCAGTGTTTCTGGTCAAGCCTACGTTGATAGAATCAGAGCAATTGCTCAAAATGAGCCAGAATTATTTGCAGCGCACTCCTACACTCGTTATTTAGGAGACCTTTCGGGAGGACAAATTCTTAAAAATATAGCTCAAAAAGCAATGAATTTAGATTCACAAGGCACAGCGTTTTATGAATTTGAAGCTATTGACGATGAAAAAGCCTTCAAAAATAAATATCGTGCGGCATTAAATGATTTTCCAGTAGATCAAGAAACTGCCGAGAAAATTGTTCAGGAGGCAAACGATGCTTTTGCTATGAATATGAAATTATTTCAAGAATTAGAAGGTAATTTAGTGATGGCAATTGGTAAAATGTTATTCAATAGTTTAACTAGCCGTCGTCGTCGTGGTAGCACTGAAAATAGAGCAGATGCAGAGTTAGCTACCGCAGAATAA